One part of the Solanum dulcamara chromosome 3, daSolDulc1.2, whole genome shotgun sequence genome encodes these proteins:
- the LOC129882342 gene encoding E3 ubiquitin-protein ligase HAKAI homolog isoform X2: protein MLQIRLSKPSNESGGVAKWLPPETVTVACPDNLDIADLPVAKILGTLNPASQLKTVGRRSRRQLGERVHFCVRYDFPIAVYGRLDPTHV, encoded by the exons ATGCTTCAGATCCGTCTTAGCAAGCCATCAAATGAGAGTGGTGGAGTTGCTAAGTGGTTGCCTCCTGAAACTGTTACAGTTGCATGTCCTGATAATCTTGATATAGCTGATCTTCCTGTAGCCAAGATCCTTGGTACACTAAATCCTGCATCTCAACTCAAAACTGTTGGCCGTAGGTCCCGGCGACAGCTTGGTGAACGAGTACATTTTTGTGTCCGCTATGACTTTCCTATAGCTGTTTATGGACGTTTG GATCCTACACACGTCTGA
- the LOC129882342 gene encoding E3 ubiquitin-protein ligase HAKAI homolog isoform X4 — translation MLQIRLSKPSNESGGVAKWLPPETVTVACPDNLDIADLPVAKILGTLNPASQLKTVGRRSRRQLGERVHFCVRYDFPIAVYGRLRQV, via the exons ATGCTTCAGATCCGTCTTAGCAAGCCATCAAATGAGAGTGGTGGAGTTGCTAAGTGGTTGCCTCCTGAAACTGTTACAGTTGCATGTCCTGATAATCTTGATATAGCTGATCTTCCTGTAGCCAAGATCCTTGGTACACTAAATCCTGCATCTCAACTCAAAACTGTTGGCCGTAGGTCCCGGCGACAGCTTGGTGAACGAGTACATTTTTGTGTCCGCTATGACTTTCCTATAGCTGTTTATGGACGTTTG Aggcaggtttaa
- the LOC129882342 gene encoding E3 ubiquitin-protein ligase HAKAI homolog isoform X3 — protein MLQIRLSKPSNESGGVAKWLPPETVTVACPDNLDIADLPVAKILGTLNPASQLKTVGRRSRRQLGERVHFCVRYDFPIAVYGRLYLC, from the exons ATGCTTCAGATCCGTCTTAGCAAGCCATCAAATGAGAGTGGTGGAGTTGCTAAGTGGTTGCCTCCTGAAACTGTTACAGTTGCATGTCCTGATAATCTTGATATAGCTGATCTTCCTGTAGCCAAGATCCTTGGTACACTAAATCCTGCATCTCAACTCAAAACTGTTGGCCGTAGGTCCCGGCGACAGCTTGGTGAACGAGTACATTTTTGTGTCCGCTATGACTTTCCTATAGCTGTTTATGGACGTTTG TATCTCTGCTAG
- the LOC129882342 gene encoding E3 ubiquitin-protein ligase HAKAI homolog isoform X1 — protein sequence MLQIRLSKPSNESGGVAKWLPPETVTVACPDNLDIADLPVAKILGTLNPASQLKTVGRRSRRQLGERVHFCVRYDFPIAVYGRLFFLGWNTWNRKKLES from the exons ATGCTTCAGATCCGTCTTAGCAAGCCATCAAATGAGAGTGGTGGAGTTGCTAAGTGGTTGCCTCCTGAAACTGTTACAGTTGCATGTCCTGATAATCTTGATATAGCTGATCTTCCTGTAGCCAAGATCCTTGGTACACTAAATCCTGCATCTCAACTCAAAACTGTTGGCCGTAGGTCCCGGCGACAGCTTGGTGAACGAGTACATTTTTGTGTCCGCTATGACTTTCCTATAGCTGTTTATGGACGTTTG ttttttctGGGATGGAATACCTGGAATCGGAAGAAATTGGAATCTTGA